Part of the Enterobacter pseudoroggenkampii genome, GGATGGGGGCCAGCGTTTCACGCAGCCTGATGCCCGCCGTCATTACCCGCTTTCACGCGCAGCATCCGCAGGTCAAGGTGCGGATTATGGAAGGGCAGCTGGTATCGATGATCAATGAATTACGCCAGGGCGAACTGGATTTCACCATCAATACCTATTATCAGGGGCCTTACGACCAGGAATTTACGTTTGAAAAACTCTTCGAAAAACCGTTTGCGGTATTTTGTCGGGAAGGGCATCCGGCGACGGGAGCAACGTCGATTAATGAACTTCTGCATTATAACTGGACAATGCCGACGCCGCGGGGAAGCTATTACAAGCAATTAGAAGAGGTATTTAGCGATCGCTCGCAAATACCGCGAATTGGTGTGGTCTGTGAAACCTTTTCCTCCTGTATTAGCCTGGTTGCGCAAAGTGATTTTCTAAGCATATTGCCGCAGGAGCTAGGGTGTGACCCGCTGCTGGCGCACCGCCTGGTCATGCTGCCGGTTGTCGAGTCGCTTCCAAAAGCAGCATATTATTTAATTCAGCGCCGTGATTCACGTCAGACGCCCCTTGCCGAATCATTAATTACACAGTTCAGAAGGGAAGCGAGGAAAATAGCCGTGGCGTGAAAAGCCGACCATAAAAAACAGGGTCTGTCCGACATCTGACAGACCCTCCAGTACACACAGCAGTGCGTCCTTTCGCCAATCCTGAGTATTATATCCATGAAGCAGGTATATTTAGGTATAACACCTTTCCCGCAAAATGAAAGGATATTGAGTGTTTGATTTTACGAAAATTTAACACAAATCACTTATTTCATCTTTGCTGAAATTTTAGTTAAGTCATATTTAAGTTTATTTTATAAATACTATATATATTCATCAGGTTAATATTTGTTGCGCACGACGGCCTGTAACGGTGATTGAGGCCTGTCTCGGGCGCAGGTATAGTACCGTCCTCAGCTGTAGCCGGAGGATATCCATGAACCCTGACGACAAATCCTTTTTTCTTGACGCCATGGAAGATGTCCAGCCGCTGAAGCGTGGCCCGGATATTCACTGGCAGCCCAGCCGCAATACCCGGGTGCGCGAGGAGGTGGATAATGAACAGCTGGATAACTTCCTGACGCTCGATTTTCTTGACCTTCTTCCCCTGGAAGAACCGCTGGCGTTCCAGCGCGAAGGGGTGCAGCAGGGCGTTATCGATAAGCTGCGCTCGGGTAAATATGCCCGCCAGGCCAGCTTAAACCTCCTGCGTCAGCCTGCCGAACGCTGCCGTCAGATGCTGTTTTCTTTTATCTGCCAGGCCAGACGTGACGGGTTACGTAACCTGATTATTATTCACGGGAAAGGGCGGGAGCAGAACTCGCATCCGAATGTGGTGCGCAGCTACCTGGCGCGCTGGTTGACCGAGTTCGAGGAAGTGCAGGCCTTCTGCGTGGCGCTGCCGCATCACGGCGGCAGCGGGGCATGCTATGTCTCGCTGCGAAAATCCGATGAAGCAAAACAGGAAAACTGGGAGCGGCACGCCAAGCGCAGCCGCTAGCGGGCGATATTCTCGCCCGCCTGAGACTCAGAACGTTTCCCAGTTGCTGTCGGTGGAGGGGGTTGTCGTTGCCGGGCGCAGCAGCTGTGGCGTTTTCAGATTGGCCGGGCGTGGAGCGACCGCTTTTTCTTTGCCGTTCAGACGAAACGCCGCTACCGCCTGGCGCAGCTGCTCGGACTGATCTTCCAGTGCCGCAGCCGCCGTGGCGGACTCCTGCACCAGCGCGGCGTTTTGCTGCGTCACGCTGTCCATCTGCGAAACGGCCAGGCTCACCTGCTCAATACCGCGGCTCTGCTCGTCAGAGGCAGAGGAAATCTCGCCCATGATATCGGTCACGCGGGTGACGGCAGCGACAATTTCCTTCATGGTGGTGCCGGCCTCGCTCACCTGCTCAGAACCGGTATTCACCCGGCTGACGGAGTTCTCGATAAGCCCTTTGATCTCTTTCGCCGCCTGCGCGCTGCGGCTCGCCAGCGTACGGACCTCGCCCGCGACAACCGCAAAGCCACGCCCCTGTTCCCCGGCGCGTGCGGCTTCCACCGCGGCGTTAAGCGCCAGAATGTTCGTCTGGAACGCGATGCTGTCGATCACGCTGGTAATATGCGCAATTTGCTGCGAACTGTCGGCGATTTCGTTCATGGTGCGAACCACGTTATCCACGACGTGACCGCCGCGCGCGGCCGTTTCAGAGGCGTTTTTCGCCAGCAGCGTGGCCTGACGGGCGTTATCGGAGTTCTGTTTAACCGTCGCGGTCAGCTCTTCCATGCTGGCGGCAGTCTCTTCCAGCGAGGCGGCCTGCTGCTCGGTGCGGGCGGACAGATCGTTGCTTCCTGCGGCAATTTCGCCTGCGCCGGTGTAGATGGAATCGGTGCTTCCGCGCACGGCGCTGACGGTGGTCACCAGCGACTGCTGCATCTCATGCAGGCCAGCGGCCAACTGACCCATCTCGTTGCGGCCAGATATTGCGATATCCTGCGTCAGGTCGCCCCCTGCAATGGCGCGAATATGGTTCATAATGGAGTGGAGTGGTTTTAAAAGCAGGTGCTGTAAACCCTGCCAGATGACCACCAGAACCGCGATAACTGCCAGCAGAATTGCCGCCAGGGTCCACTGCATCTGCGTGAAGCTGCTCTGGTTCTCTTCGGTTGCGGCCTTCAGCAGGGTGTTGTTTTCGGCGCGCCAGCGGTTATAGACCGCTTCCATGTCGTCCTGCGCCTGCTGCGCGTCCAGATCCCCATAGGCCTGATAGTTGTCGGCACGCAGATACTCAATCGATAAGCGCATCACTTCGTGCATCTGGTTCCAGGATTTCTGCATCTCGTCGGTCAATGCCGCCTCCTGGCCCTTAACCTGCGGCAGTTTCTGCCACTCTTTGTTATAGGCTTCGGCTTTTGCCAGCGAGTCGCCTGCGGTGCCAAGCAGCTTATTGATCGCCGCCAGGGAAGCCGGGTCACGCTGGTTTTTCAGATAGCGGATCGCCACGCGGGTGACGGTGACGCGCGTTTTCACCAGCGTGTTCACGCTGTCGCTCAGGCTTTCCTGCTGGGCATTGAGCACGCCGGAATTCTGGAAGTTATGGCGATCGTTACTGACGGCAGAGTAGAACAACCCTCCCGTGACAACTTGCAGCAGACAGAATATGGTGAGGGCAAAGATAATACCGGTAATCACGTGCAGATTTTTCAGCATAGCGGTCGTCCGTTAGAAAGGATGCAGAGGTACACCAATACTATCGTCGTATAGAATTTAAACTTTAATTTAACTCGCGCTTAACTAAGGGCTCCCTGAGGGAACCTGTTGTAAATCCGGATCATTTTTATGAGGAAGGTCAACATGAGCAGCATTGATAAAAGCGGGACGTACGCGCTCGGGACGCGGACGGTGAAACGGCTGGGCTACGGTGCGATGCAGCTGGCCGGGCCTGGCGTCTTTGGGCCGCCGAAGGATAAGCAGGCCGCGCTGGACGTGCTGCGCGAAGCGGTGGCGGCGGGGGTGAACCACATTGATACCAGTGATTTTTACGGCCCTCATGTCACTAACCAGCTGATCCGCGAGGCGCTTCACCCGTACCGGGACGATCTGACGCTTGTCACCAAGATCGGCGCCCGTCGCGATGACAAAGGCGCCTGGCTGCCGGCCTTTTCCGCGCAGGAACTGACGCAGGCGGTGCATGACAACCTGCGTAATCTGCAGCTGGACGTGCTGGACGTGGTGAATCTGCGGATCATGTTTAGCGCACACGGGCCGGCGGAAGGATCGATTGCTGAACCGCTTTCCACCCTGGCCGAATTACAGCAGCAGGGGCTGGTGCGTCATATTGGCCTGAGCAACGTCACGGCCACCCAGGTCGCGGAAGCCCGGAAGCTGGTGCCGGTGGTGTGCGTGCAGAACATGTACAACATTGTGAACCGGGGTGACGACGCGCTGGTGGATCTGCTGGCGCAGCAGGGGATTGCGTATGTACCGTTCTTCCCGCTGGGCGGCTTTACGCCACTGCAATCTTCCGGGCTGCAGGCTGTCGCCGACTCGCTGGGCGCAACGCCAATGCAGGTTGCGCTGGCATGGCTGCTGCAGCGTTCCCCAAATATCCTGCTGATCCCGGGCACCTCTTCCGTGGCGCATCTGCGGCAAAACCTCGCGGCGGGGGAACTGCAGCTGCCGCCTGACGCACTGGAAACATTGAATACGCTGATGGACTGATCGTCACAGGCGCAAAGCCGGAAGGGCGCTTCCGGGCTTTGCGCGTTTTAAATCTTCTGACACTTCAACGCGTTTGGGTTCGCCTCCGGAAATGACCTTGATCCCTGGCCATAATCCGTAATACTGTATTTATATACAGTACCTGGCGAGAAAGGCATTATGGACACTCTCTTTTCTTATCATCCAAACCAATCTATTGAATTACCGTTGTTTGCAGAGCGTGTAGCCTGTGGCTTCCCCAGTCCGGCGCAGGACTATGTGGAAGATCGTCTCGATCTTAACCGGCTGGCAGTGAGACACCCCAGTGCGACCTATTTTATCAAGGTGAGTGGAGACTCCATGATTGGCGCGGGGATCGGTGACGGCGATCTGCTGGTGGTCGATCGTTCGTTAAATGCCGAACATGGGGACATCGTCGTGGCGTCGGTCGCCGGTGAGTTTACGGTGAAAGAGCTACAGACCCGCCCGGTTCTGAGACTTCTGCCGCATAATGCCCGCTATCAGCCGATTACCTTTCAGTCCGAAGAGGAGCTGCAGATCTTCGGCGTCGTCACCCACACGCTTAAAACGCATAAACATGTTCGCGCTGGTTGATGTGAATAGCTTCTATGCCTCCTGCGAGAAGGTATTTCGCCCCGATCTGCAGGGGAAGCCCATCGTGGTGGTGTCCAATAACGACGGCTGCATTATTTCACTGTCGCCGGAGGCAAAGCAGTTCGGCATAAAAATGGGGGAGCCCTATTTTAAATTCAAAGAGAAGGGCTATCCGTCGCGGGTTTACGTCTTTAGTTCGAACTATGCGTTGTATGCCGATCTCAGCAGTCGGGTGATGCAGACGCTGACGGATCTCGCTCCGGCCATAGAAATTTACTCGATCGACGAGGCGTTCGTGAACGTTTCAGGGATCGGTAACTGCCTTGCACTGGAAGCGTTCGGACACCAGATGCGCACGCAGGTCTATAAAAATACGGGCTTAACCGTTGGCGTCGGTATTGCCCCGACAAAAACGCTGGCGAAGCTGGCCAACTATGCGGCGAAGCGATGGGCTGGCACCGGCGGCGTGGTCGATCTCTCAGGCCGGGAGCGGCAGCGTAAACTGCTGGCAAAGGTGCCGGTAGAGGAGGTGTGGGGGGTAGGGCGGCGCATCACGAAAAAACTGAACGCAATGGGGATTACCACGGCGCTGGAGCTGGCGGAGGCCTCCTCGTGGGTCATTCGCAAACATTTCAACGTGGTACTGGAACGCACTGCGCGCGAGCTTCGCGGCGAGCCCTGCCTTGACCTGGAAGAGTACACCCCCACGAAGCAGCAAATCATCTGTAGCCGTTCGTTTGGACACCGCATTACCCAATACGAAGAGATGCATCAGGCGATTTGCGCCTACGCGGAGCGCGCCGCAGAGAAACTGCGCGGCGAGCATCAATACTGTCGTTTTATCAGCGTGTTTGTGCGCACCAGCCCGCACGCTGACAACGAAATTTATTACGGCAATCAGGCTTCTGTCACCCTGATGACGCCCACCAATGACTCGCGCGATATCATCCGCGCCGCCACGGAGGGGCTGGGGCGGATATGGCTCGACGGGTATCGCTATATGAAGGCCGGGGTCATGCTGGCGGACTTTTTCAGCAGCGGCGTCGCCCAGCTTAATTTGTTTGACGATAATCGTCTGCGCGCCAACAGCGCGGCGCTGATGGAGATGATCGACAGCGTAAATCACTCCGGCAAAGGGAAGATATGGTTCGCCGGGCAGGGGATTGAGAAACCGTGGGCGATGAAGCGTGAGATGTTGTCACCGGCCTATACGACGCGGTACGCCGATTTGCCGGTGGCGAGGTAGAGGATGGTTGCGTTATTTCTTTTGCATCAACCAGGTTGCCGCAGCCGCCAGCACGCCGATCAGCGGCATTTCGCCCGCTCCGGACAGGAAGTTATGGCGATCGATCTCATTATTTTTACGGATATCCGCAAGGCGGGTAAGTGCCTCTTTTTCATCCGCAGCGCCGATCTCCTCAAACTGTTTTTCAAACCCCTGAGCGATGAGCTGAGCGGCCGCATCGGTGTTTGCGCTCTCAATCGCAATGAGGTTCGGGCCTTTTTGGAAAAAACGGTAATCCGGCATACGTGCTCCAGAAAGAGGGAATACGGTAAAAACACTCTATTCTTTGCGATTAAAAAATGCACGTCATTTACGGCGGAAACAATCAGTTTTTCTTTATTATTTCAGGCAGTAAATGCTCAATCACGCTGACGACCTTTCTGACGCGCTGCGGAATAAAGCGGGCGTCAGGATAGACGGCATAGAGGAAGCGATCGGGTAACCGCCAGTCGGGCAGCACCGGTACCAGCGTGCCGGTTTGCAGCGCGCGTGTCACGAGCGGCTGCTGCATGCCGCCGATACCAATGCCGGACTCAAGCGCCTGCAGCAGCGCGTCGCTGGTGTTGGCACGGAAAACAGTATTCACGTTGACCTCGACCGTCTCCTCGTCAGACATCAGGCGCAGGGGAGCACCCAGCGGAATGCCGCTGAACCGCACGTGTGGCAGCGTCGCCAGCTCGCTGACGGCGCGTACCGCCTGAAAGCCGGGGGCGGCAAACAGCCTGGTTTCAATACGCCCCAGCACGCGCGCCGCATGCGCCTGCGGGGGCTCACTGCTCAGCCGTATCGCGACATCCACGCCCTCCGTCACCAGATCGGCAAGGCGGTCATCCAGGGAAAGCATCAGCTGCAGCTCGGGATGCAGACGCTGCAGCGCCAGCAGATGCGGCAAAAAAATCTGCCCCAGGCCGCTCGGTAACTGGACATGGACGCGCCCCTGAACGCTATGATCGACAGGATGTAAACGCCTCTCCGCTTCCCCCATGGCGTCCAGCACAAGCTGCATATCACGCCGGTAACGTTCACCCTGTTCGGTCAGCTTCATCTTACGCGTCGTACGGTGCAGCAGTACCACACCCAGTGATTCCTCAAGCGCCGCGATCTGTTGACTGACGGCGGACTGCTTAATACCGGTCTGACGGGCGGCCGCTGAAAACGAGCCCGCTTCAGCGACGCGCAGAAAGGTAGAAATGGCATTGAGCTTGTTATTCATTTAATGATTCTGCTTATAAGTGCCATCAGTTTCATGGGATATCTCCAGAAAAAATAATATATCACACTGCGTCTGTCACCCTTTCCGGAGAAACATCATGAATAAGATGCAGCAACACAACGTCGCCCTGGTCGCGGGCGCCAGCGGCATTGTCGGCAGACAGCTGGTCAATACGCTCCTGCACCATCAGTGGGAGGTGATCGGCCTTAGCCGCCATGCCGCGTCTCATCCTGACGGCATCCCCGTGGTGAACGTCGATTTACTGGATGCGCAGGACACTGCACGGGCGCTGCACGCCCTGAACGGAGTCACCCACATCTTTTACAGCGCCTGGGCGAACGCGGCGAACTGGGCAGACATGGTTGAGCCGAACGTCACCATGCTGCGTAACCTGGTCAGCACCCTCGAAACAGCGGCACCGCTGCAGACGGTAAGCCTGATGCAGGGCTACAAAGTCTACGGTGCGCATCTGGGGCCGTTTAAAACCCCGGCGCGGGAAAGCGATCCCGGCGTAGCGGGTGCCGAATTTAACGCCGCGCAGCTCACGTGGCTCAGCCAGTTTCAGCGGGGGAAAGGCTGGCACTGGAATGCCATCAGGCCGGGCGTGGTGGGGAGTGCGGTGCCGGGCAATGCCATGAACCTTGCGCTGAGCATCGCTCTGTACGCCTCCCTGTGTAAGGCGCTGGGTTTACCGCTGCGTTTTCCCGGTTCAGAACAGACCTGGCACAGCATTGTTGACCATACCGACGCCGGGCTGCTGGCCGAGACAACGCTGTGGGCCGCCACGTCACCTGCGGCACAGAATCAGGCCTTCAACGTAAACAATGGCGATATCTGGCGCTGGAGCGAGCTGTGGCCGCGCATCGTACGCTGGTTTGAACTGGACTCTGCGCCGCCGGTGAGGTTGTCATTTCATCAGCTGTTTAACGACTATCGCGGCGTATGGCGCGAGCTTGCCGAAGAGCGGCTGGTGGAAGCGGATATTTTGCAGCTAAGCGACGGGCGGTTTGCCGATTTTGTCTTTAGCTGGGATTACGACATGTTCGGTGACGGGAGCAAGCTGCGCAGGGCGGGCTTTACGCAAATGCAGGCGACCGATGAGATGTTTTTCCGCCTGTTTGCGCAGCTGAGAGCCGCGCGGATTATTCCCTGAGAACAGATGGCGTCCTGATAACCGTCAGGACGCCGAGGGCTTACTCAACCGCTAACAGATTGACGATCTCGGCCACGCTTTTCACGCTGCGGATGTTCCCAATCCCCGTGCCGAGCGCGATATAGCCTTCATCGGTGTTATTTTCCAGCATGCCCAGACGCAGGCCCCGTAATCCTCCCATCGCCTTGCCCAGCGCGTCGTTGCTTGCGCCTGCTTTATCCATCGATGCCAGTTTTTCCGCCAGCTTGCCGGGAAGCGCGCGGTAGTAATGGGGCACGGTGCGAAAAAGGAGTAAGTCCAGGCCGTTGGCGGCAACAATTTTCTCTTTGACCCCCTGCGGCACGCGGCTTTCTTCGGTACTGATAAAGACCGATCCGGCAAACACGCCTTCCGCACCTAACGCATGCGCCGCTCTGGCGGTGCGATTATCGGTAATACCGCCCGCGGCCATCACCGGGATGTGCTTCACGGCATCGGCAATCAGCGGCACGATGGAAAAGGTGCCAAGCGCCGTTGCGGGTAACGTTCCGCCTTCATCAAAACCGGTGGCGACGATAATGTCTGCCCCCAGATCTTCTGCGAGACGGGTGTTTTCCGGCGTGGGATTGATGTCGCGGTAGATAATAGCGATCCCTGCCTCTTTTAACTCACTGAACAGCGAGGGAATAATGCTGCCTTCCCCATAGCCTGTATATACCACGGCCCTGACGCCTTCCTCTTTTACCACCTTAAGAATTGGTCCAGTCCAGACGTCATTAACGGCGGTGGGGATCAGGTTCACGCCAAACGGTTTTTCGGTCAGCCGTTTGGTTTTACGAATTTCTTCGCGCATTTTTTCGGCTGTCGCTTCCGGCGTGGAGACCGCGGTGTCGGCGGTTAAGCCTGCATTGGGTCCCAGCACGCCGAGCCCGCCGGCATTGCTGACCGCGGCAACTAAACGGGCATCGGTAAGCCAGGATAACGGCCCCTGAATAACAGGCTTTTCGATACCCAGGATCTGACAGATACGGTTATTTTTCATAGCAGACTCTCCCTTACGTTTGAATGGAGGAGAGTGTAGGGTGCAATATTGTTAGGAAAAATAGCCCAAAAGATTCATCACTGTTATAAAATCAATAACAATATCCCGTTCGCGGTTTGAAATCCTTTATGCAAATAAATCTCTTTGAATCTATTCGAATTTTTATTGAAATTGTCGAGTCAGGTAGTCTTACCCAGGCGGCGGAGAATCTGCAGGTCCATCGCCCTGCAGTCACCAAAGCGTTACAGCTTCTGGAGCAACACAGCGGCACGCGGCTCCTGCAGCGCACAACGCGTCGGATTAGCCTGACGCCGGATGGGGAGGCGTTCTATCGCCAGAGTAAACCCCTGCTGGCGCAGGCGGACGAATTACTGGAGTCGTTTGGTACGGACCGGGCAATACACGGTCAGCTGCGTGTGGATATGCCGGTCTCTTTTGCCACGCTGCGGGTGATACCCAATCTGCCTGATTTTTATCGTCAGCATCCTGAGATCGACATCATTCTGAGCAGCTCTGACCGCCGTCGGGATATGCTGCGGGATGGTCTGGACTGCGTGCTGCGGGTGGGAGAGCTGGACGACGGCGATTATATCGCGCGTAAAATCGGGAACATCAAAATCACGACCTGCGCCAGCCCGGCCTGGCTGGCAAAACACGGTACGCCAGAAACGCCGGATGATTTACGCAAACATCAGGCCATCAACTGGATTAATACCAGCAGCAGACATATTCATCCGTGGACGTTTACCACGCCAGAAGGCGTCGCGGAGATGACTTTACCCGGTAAGCTTGTGGTGGATAACTCCGAGGCCTACATCGCGGCAGGCCTGGCCGGGCTGGGGTTAATGCAGGGGATGAATCTCTTTCTCCAGCCTTACATTGACCGCGGCCTGCTGGTTGAGGTCCTGCCAGCCTATCGCTCGCCGGACCGCAAGCTGTCACTGCTCTACCCACACCGTCACCTCTCCCGCAAAGTGCGGGTATTTACCGAGTGGCTGGAGAGTCTGGTGTGAAAACGGCCAGTTCATGGCATAGGGCCCCAATCTGCCCTACGGCATTGAGCAGGCGGGGCGTCGGTTCGTTTGCGCAGTTTAGCCGCAGAAAGTGCGTGAGTTCTGCGCCAGGAGAAAACAGGGGGCCGGGGCTGACGCCAATACCCAGCGCCAGCGCGCGACGATGCACCTCCAGGGCGTTGATCTGCTGAGGCAGTTCTACCCACAACAAAAAGCCGGCTGCGGGTACGTTTACGCGGGTTCCGGGGGGAAAACTGGCCTCGACCCGCGCCACGACGGCGGCTAATCCCACCGCGATCCGCCGCTTGAGCCGCCGCAGGTGACGGTCGTAGTCGCCGCTTGCCAGCATCTCGCTCGTCGCGGCTTCCAGCAGCGGTGCACCAGCCCAGTCTCCGGCCATGCGGGCCTGCAAGACCTGCGTGTGGTAGCGTCCGGCGGCAATCCAGCCGATTCGCCACCCCGGCGCAAGCGTTTTAGACAGGGAGCTGCAGTAAATCACATTCCCGCTCTGGTCGAACGCCTTGCAGGCCGGAGGGCGTTGCCCCTCACCGACCAGATCTCCGTAAACATCGTCCTCAATCAACGGAATTTCTGCCTCTTCAAGCAGGGCAACCAGTTCCTGCTTGCGTGCGACGGGCATGCTGGCACCCAACGGGTTTTGCACGGTGGGTGAGGCCAGGACGGCAGCGGGGCGATGGCAGCGAATGGCGTCAGCCAGCGGCTCCAGCAGCAGGCCTTCCACAGGGTCGGTGGGGATCGCTAAGGCCTTCAGGCCTAAATCCTCCAGCAGCAGGAGCGTGCCAAAGTAGGCGGGCTGCTCAATTGCCACCACATCACCTGGCTGACACACGGCCCGAAGTGCCAGGCGCAGCGCCTGCGTCGCGCCCGAGGTGATAATGAGATCGTCCGCGCTGAACCGGGCTCCCCATTGCGCAGAGCGCGCGGCAATCTTACTTCGTAGGTCTGCTCTTCCCGGGGGCAGGCTGTAGCTCTGTCCATGCGCTTCCAGACGACGGCCCGCGGAGTGCAACGCCCGCTGCAGCGCGTCTCCTGGCAGCCACGCGGGATCGGGCAGGGCGGCGCCCAGCGGGATCAGCCGGGCTTCTGCACTGCTGAACAGCGACCGGGCCACGGCGGATAGGGTGACGGGGACCGGACCGGGTGAGGAGCGCGCGGGCTCCACGCGCGGTGACAGGCTGGTCTGGCGGATGTAGTAACCTGAACGCGGGCGCGCAACGATCAGCCCTTCAGCCTCGAGGCAGCGAAGGGCCTCCAGCGCCGTCGGAAGGCTAACGTGCTCGCGCTCGGCCAGTTTACGCGCGGAGATCATCCTGTCACCGGCGCGCAGCGCGCCAGACGTCAGCGTGAGGCGCAGCATCTCGGCAATTCGGCGATAGTGTGGGGACGACTGGGACGGGGCAGACATGGGTATCTGTTCAGGCTAATTTTCGATAAAACTGACTATACAGCCAATGATGCGCGCCATCTATAGTGTCCG contains:
- a CDS encoding PLP-dependent aminotransferase family protein; translated protein: MSAPSQSSPHYRRIAEMLRLTLTSGALRAGDRMISARKLAEREHVSLPTALEALRCLEAEGLIVARPRSGYYIRQTSLSPRVEPARSSPGPVPVTLSAVARSLFSSAEARLIPLGAALPDPAWLPGDALQRALHSAGRRLEAHGQSYSLPPGRADLRSKIAARSAQWGARFSADDLIITSGATQALRLALRAVCQPGDVVAIEQPAYFGTLLLLEDLGLKALAIPTDPVEGLLLEPLADAIRCHRPAAVLASPTVQNPLGASMPVARKQELVALLEEAEIPLIEDDVYGDLVGEGQRPPACKAFDQSGNVIYCSSLSKTLAPGWRIGWIAAGRYHTQVLQARMAGDWAGAPLLEAATSEMLASGDYDRHLRRLKRRIAVGLAAVVARVEASFPPGTRVNVPAAGFLLWVELPQQINALEVHRRALALGIGVSPGPLFSPGAELTHFLRLNCANEPTPRLLNAVGQIGALCHELAVFTPDSPATR